A window from Camelus dromedarius isolate mCamDro1 chromosome 9, mCamDro1.pat, whole genome shotgun sequence encodes these proteins:
- the CTTNBP2NL gene encoding CTTNBP2 N-terminal-like protein, protein MNLEKLSKPELLTLFSILEGELEARDLVIEALKAQHRDTFIEERYGKYNISDPLMALQRDFETLKEKNDGEKQPVCTNPLSILKVVMKQCKNMQERMLSQLAAAESRHRKVILDLEEERQRHAQDTAEGDDVTYMLEKERERLTQQLEFEKSQVKKFEKEQKKLSSQLEEERSRHKQLSSMLVRECKKATSKAAEEGQKAGELSLRLEKERSRASRLEEELAAERKRGLQTEAQVEKQLSEFDIEREQLRAKLTREEKRTRSLKEETESLKRIVKDLEASHQQSSPREQLKKPVTVSKGTATEPPVLVSVFCQTESFQAERTHGSSIAKVATTGLPGPTTPTYSYAKTNGHFDPELQTTKELMTGSSGENQVPPREKSAGLAQEKAVENGGCPVGTEVPGPTPGHLPSSGSSPSPSSTASSSLTSSPCSSPVLTKRLLGSSASSPGYQSSYQVGINQRFHAARHKFQSQADQDQQASGLQSPPSRDLSPTLMDNSAAKQLARNTVTQVLSRFTNQQGPIKPVSPNSSPFGTDYRNLANTANPRGDTSHSPTPGKVSSPLSPLSPGIKSPTIPRAERGNPPPIPPKKPGLTPSPSATAPLTKTHSQPSSLTTTEDLASNCSSNAVVANGKDVELLLPTSS, encoded by the exons gcGCAACACAGAGACACTTTCATTGAAGAACGCTATGGAAAATACAACATCAGTGACCCTTTAATGGCGCTCCAGAGAGACTTTGAAACACTGAAGGAGAAGAACGATGGTGAAAAGCAGCCGGTCTGCACAAACCCACTCTCGATTCTGAAGGTGGTGATGAAGCAGTGCAAGAACATGCAGGAGCGCATGCTGTCCCAGCTGGCTGCCGCTGAGAGCCGGCACCGGAAG gTGATCCTAGAcctggaggaggaaagacagaGGCATGCACAGGACACAGCCGAAGGagatgatgtcacttacatgctAGAGAAGGAGAGGGAGCGGCTGACTCAACAG TTGGAATTTGAAAAGTCCCAGGTGAAGAAGTTTGAGAAAGAGCAGAAGAAGCTCTCCAGCCAGCTGGAGGAGGAGCGCTCCCGCCACAAGCAGCTGTCGTCCATGCTGGTGCGCGAGTGCAAGAAGGCCACCAGCAAGGCAGCCGAGGAGGGCCAGAAGGCGGGCGAGCTGAGCCTGCGGCTGGAGAAGGAGAGGAGCCGGGCGAGCAGGCTGGAGGAAGAGCTGGCCGCCGAGAGGAAGCGAGGCTTGCAGACCGAGGCCCAGGTGGAAAAGCAGTTGTCCGAGTTCGACATTGAAAGAGAACAGCTGAGAGCAAAACTGACCCGAGAGGAGAAGCGGACCAGGAGCCTGAAGGAAGAGACGGAGAGTTTGAAGAGGATAGTGAAGGACCTGGAGGCTTCTCACCAGCAGAGTAGCCCCCGTGAGCAACTGAAGAAACCGGTGACCGTGTCTAAAGGCACAGCAACTGAACCTCCCGTGCTGGTGTCTGTATTTTGCCAAACAGAGAGTTTTCAGGCAGAAAGAACCCACGGGAGCAGCATCGCCAAGGTGGCCACCACTGGGCTGCCTGGTCCCACCACTCCTACTTACTCTTATGCAAAAACCAATGGCCATTTTGACCCAGAGCTGCAGACCACCAAGGAGTTGATGACAGGCAGCAGTGGGGAAAACCAAGTGCCTCCACGAGAGAAGTCAGCGGGATTGGCCCAAGAGAAGGCAGTAGAGAACGGCGGGTGTCCTGTGGGAACAGAGGTTCCAGGCCCCACGCCCGGTCACCTGCCTTCCAGTGGGAGCTCACCGTCTCCCAGCAGCACAGCCTCTTCCTCACTCACGTCCTCTCCTTGCTCCTCTCCAGTACTAACTAAGCGCTTATTGGGGTCCTCAGCTAGCAGCCCTGGCTACCAGTCATCCTACCAAGTAGGGATCAACCAGCGTTTCCATGCCGCTCGGCACAAATTTCAGTCCCAAGCAGATCAGGACCAGCAAGCTAGTGGTCTCCAGAGCCCTCCTTCCAGGGATCTGTCCCCCACCCTCATGGACAACTCGGCCGCCAAGCAGCTAGCCCGAAACACAGTCACTCAGGTGCTCTCCAGATTCACTAACCAACAAGGGCCAATCAAGCCTGTCTCTCCTAACAGCTCCCCCTTTGGCACAGACTATCGAAATCTGGCCAACACTGCCAACCCAAGAGGTGACACCAGCCATTCACCTACTCCAGGGAAAGTGTCCAGTCCTCTGAGCCCCCTGTCTCCGGGGATCAAGTCCCCTACTATCCCCAGAGCTGAGAGAGGAAACCCTCCACCCATCCCACCCAAAAAACCCGGCCTCACTCCTTCTCCATCTGCTACCGCTCCACTGACCAAAACTCATTCCCAGCCCTCCTCTTTGACCACCACAGAAGACCTTGCCAGCAACTGCTCTTCTAATGCTGTTGTAGCCAACGGCAAGGACGTTGAGCTACTTCTGCCTACCAGCAGCTAG